The genomic DNA CCGCCGGCCGTCCTCGTCGTGGTGCTGGGCCAGCACCTGCGTCCACAGTGCGTAGCGCTCGTCGCCCGGGTGGCGCGGCAGGTAGCAGCGGACGAACAGGGCGAGCTTCTCGGCGGGGGACGCGGCCTCGTCCGCCGCCTGCTGGAACCGGGCCCCGAGGTCCGCCTCGCTCCAGGCGAGGACTTCGAGCAGCAGCCGGTCCTTCCGGCCGAAGTGGTACAGGATGTGCCCGGTGCTCATGCCGGCCCGCGCGGCGATGTCCGACATCCGCACGGCTCCGGTGCCCTTCTCGGCGATGGCGCCGATGGCGGCCCGCATCGCCCGCTCCCGCGCCTCGTCCCCGCTGGGCTGGCGTTTCCTGTCCATGGCTGCACCCTCGTCTCCGGGGATCTAGATCTGTAGTCTAGACTGAAAATCTAGTCAGCGTGACCCTCAGGAGAAACCCGCATGACGCCCGCATTCGACGTTGTGGAGACCTGTATCGCCGACCTGCGCGCGGCTCTCGAGAAGGGCGAGACCACCTCGGTCGGGCTGCTCGAGGCCTACCTCGCGCGGATCGACGCCTACGACCGGCCCGGCACCGCCACCGCGCTCAACGCGATGGTCGTGATGAACCCCGAGGCCCGCGCCGAGGCGGAGGCCTCCGACGCGCGCCGCGCCCGCGGCGAGACGCTCGGCCCGCTCGACGGCATCCCGTACACCGCGAAGGACAGCTACCTGGCGAAGGGGCTGACGGCCGCGTCCGGCTCGCCCGCGTTCGAGCACCTGGTCGCGCAGCGCGACGCCTTCGCGATCGAGCGGCTGCGCGCGGGCGGGGCCGTCCTCATCGGCCTGACCAACATGCCGCCGATGGCCAACGGCGGCATGCAGCGCGGCGTCTACGGGCGGGCGGAGAGCCCGTACAGCGCCGAGTGGCTGACCAGCGCCTACGGCTCCGGCTCCTCCAACGGCTCCGGCACCGCGACCGCGGCCTCGTTCGGCGCGTTCGGCCTCGGCGAGGAGACCTGGTCCTCGGGTCGGGCGCCCGCGTCGAACAACGCGCTGTGCGCCTACACGCCCAGCCGCGGCGTGATCTCGGTGCGCGGCAACTGGCCGCTGGTGCCGACCATGGACGTCGTGGTGCCGCACACCCGCACCATGGCCGACCTGCTCGAACTGCTCGACGTGGTCGTGGCGGAGGACCCGCAGACCCGCGGCGACCTGTGGCGCGCGCAGCCCTGGATAGCGCTCCCGGCGGTGTCGCAGGTGCGCCCCGCCTCCTACCCGGCGCTCGCCCCCGCGGACCCGCGTGCCGCGCGGGCCGCGCTCGCCGGCAAGCGGGTGGGCGTCCCCCGGATGTACATCAACGCCGACCCCGAGGCCGGCACCAACCCCGAGGGCGGCATCGGCGGCCAGACCGGGCAGCGGATCGACACCCGGCCCTCGGTGATCGCCCTGTGGGAGGCGGCCCGCCGCGACCTGGAGGCGGCCGGCGCCGAGGTGGTCGAGGTCGGCTTCCCCGTCGTGTCGAACTACGAGGCCGACCGCCCCGGAGCCCCGTCGCTGTTCACCCGCGGCCTGGTCGGCCGGGACTTCCTCACCGTCGAGATCGAGGACCTCTCGGCCTGGGCCTGGGACGACTTCCTGCGCGCCAACGGCGACCCGGCGCTCGCCACCCTCGCCGAGGTCGACGGCGAGCGCATCTTCCCCAAGCACGAGGGCGAACTCCCGGACCGCTACGCCGGCTTCGACGACACGATCGGCGAGTACCCGCGCTTCGTGCGGGAGCGCCCGTACGCCTCCTTCACCGACATGCCGCACCTCGAGGCGGGGCTGCGCGGGCTGGAGGAGACCCGCCGGGTCGACCTGGAGCAGTGGATGGACGAACTGAGCCTGGACGCGGTGGTCTTCCCCGCCGTCGCCGACGTGGGGCCCGCGGACATGGACGTCTCCGAGGCGTCCGCCGACCTCGGCTGGCGCAACGGCGTCTGGGTCGCCAACGGCAACCTGGTGCCCCGCCACCTCGGCATCCCGACGGTGACCGTGCCCATGGGCACCATGGCCGACACCGGCATGCCGGTCGGCCTGACCTTCGCGGGCCGCGCCTACGAGGACAACCTCCTGCTGACCCTCGCCGCGGCCTTCGAGGCGACGGGCAGCCGCCGGACGGAGCCGCCGCGCACGCCGCGGCTGTAGGTGGCGCAGAGGGCTCCCGGACGGTCGCGGTCCCGGGAGCCCGCCGGCTCAGCTGTAGTGGCGGTAGACGGCCTCGGCGACGCAGGCCGGCTTCGCGCTGCCCTCGACCTCGACGGTGAAGGTCAGCGGCATCTGCACGCCGTTGCCCTTGACCTCCGCCACCTCGCCGACGGCGCCGTGCAGCCGGATCCTCGCGCCGACCGGCACGGGGCTCGGGAAACGGACCTTCTCCAGGCCGTAGTTGACGCTCATCGCGATGCCGTCGATCTCCAGCAGCTCGCCGAAGAGCGGGATGATCAGCGACAGGGTGAGGTAGCCGTGCGCGATCGGGCCGCCGAACGGGCCCTCCTTGGCCTTCTCCGGGTCGGTGTGGATCCACTGGTGGTCGTCGGTGGCGTCGGCGAAGGTGTTCACCCGGTCCTGGGTGATCTCGCGCCACTCGGTGCGGCCGAGGTCGGTGCCGGTCAGGGCCTTGAGTCCGTCGATGCCGCGGGCGGTGGTGGTCATGGGTGGTTCCTGTTCACTGGTAGGGGATCTGACGGTCAATCAGGACGCGTGCAGGTCGCGGACGGCGGGCTTGACGATCTTCCCGGAGGCCGTCCGCGGCAGGGTGTCCGCGAGCACCACGGACTTGGGGATCTTGTACTTGGCGAGCCGCCCCCGCAGGTGGTCGAGGATGTCCTGCTCGCCGGCGTCGGCGCCGGGCCGCAGGACGACGACGGCCCGGCCGACCTCGCCCCACCGCGGGTCGGGCACCCCGATGACGGCGCACTCCGCGACGGCGGGGTGGGCGAGGATCGCGTCCTCGACCTCGGCCGGGTAGACGTTCTCGCCGCCGGAGACGTACATGTCCTTCACCCGGTCGACGATGTACGCGTAGCCGTCCGCGTCGGTGCGGGCGATGTCGCCGGTGCGCAGCCAGTCGCCGTCGGCGAAGGCGGCGGCGGTGTCCTCGGGCCGTCCCCAGTACCCGGTCATCACGTGGGGGCCCTGGACCAGGACCTCGCCGCGCTCGCCCGGTGCGGCGTCGCGACCGTCGGCCCGCACGACGCGGGTGTCGGTGAAGAAGTGCGGCACCCCGGTGGAGCCGGCCTTGGCGGCGGCCTGCTCCTTGTCGAGGTAGAGCACGCCGGGGGACGCCTCGGTCATGCCGTAGCCCTGGCTGAAGGCCAGGCCGCGTTCGAGGTAGGCGGCGATGGTGCGGGCGGGCACCGGGGCGCCGCCGCAGTTGAGGGAGCGCAGGCTGGAGAGGTCGGTGGTGGCCCACCGCGGCAGGGCGGCCATCGCGTCGTACATGGTCGGGACGCCGAACATGTAGGTGACGCCGAGCCGTTCGACGGTCTCCAGCACCCGCTGGGCGTCGAAGGCGCCGTGCAGCACCACCCGGCCGCCCTTGAGCAGGGTGGGCAGGCAGGTCATGTTGAGGCCGCCGGTGTGGAACAGCGGGGCGACGACCAGGGTCACCTCGTCGCCGGCCAGGTCGGTGTCGACGAGGACGTTGACGCTGTTCCAGGTGATGTTGGCGTGGGAGAGCACCGCGCCCTTGGGGCGGCCGGTGGTCCCCGAGGTGTACATGATCATGCACGGGTCGTCCGGGGCGACGGCGACGTCCAACGGCTCCTCGCAGGCGCCGGCGAGCAGCTCCTCGTACCCGAGGACGCCCTCGGCGGGGCCCGCGAGCGCGATCCGCAGCCGCACGCCCGCCCGGTCGGCCGCGGCCCGGGCGGCCCCGGCCTGCTCCGGCGCGTGCACCAGCACGGTGCTGCCCGAGTCGGCGAGGTTGTACGCCAGTTCCGGTGCGGCGAGCCGGGTGTTGAGCGGCACGAAGACCGCCCCGAGCGCCACGGCGGCGAACAGCGCCTCCAGGAAGGCCGGGTGGTTGGGGCCCAGGTAGGCGACCCGGTCGCCCTGCGCCACGCCCAGCGCGCGCAGGCCGTGGGCCAGGCGCAGCACGCGGCGGTGCAGTTCGCGGTAGGTCCGGGAGCCCTCCTCGTGGACGACGGCGACCCGGTCGGGGGTCTTGCGGGCCCGGCGGGCCGGCCACGAGCCGATGCCTTGGTTCAGCACGGGGACTCCTTCAGTCCGTGAGCAGCCCGAGCAGCCGGGCGGCGTTCTCCTTGAGGATCTTCGGCCGCACCTCGGGCTTGATGTCGAGCTGCGCGAAGTCGGCCAGCCACCGGTCGGGGGTGATGACGGGGTAGTCGGAGCCGAAGAGCACCTTGTCCTTGAGCAGGGTGTTGGCGTAGCGCACCAGCTGCGGCGGGAAGTACTTCGGCGACCAGCCGGAGAGGTCGATGTACACCTGCGGCTTGTGGGTGGCGACCGCGAGCGCCTCGTCCTGCCAGGGGAAGGACGGGTGGGCCAGGATGATCCGCAGCTCCGGGAAGTCCACGGCGACGTCGTCGACCAGCATCGGGTTCGAGTACTTCAGCCGGATGCCGCCGCCGCCCGGCACGCCGGCGCCGATGCCGGTCTGCCCGGTGTGGAACAGGGCGGGCACGCCGAGTTCCTCGATGGCCTCGTACAGCGGGTAGGCCAGCGGGTCGTTCGGGGCGAAGGCCTGGATGCTGGGGTGGAACTTGAAGCCGCGGACGCCGTGCTCCTCGACCAGGCGCCGGGCCTCGCGGACGCCGGCGCGGCCCTTGTGCGGGTCGATGCCGGCGAAGGGGATCAGCACGTCGGGGTGGGCGGCGCAGCTCTCGGCGATCTCCTCGTTGGCGATCCGCGGGTGGCCGGTGGCGTGTTCGGCGTCGACGGTGAAGACGACGGCGGCCATCCGCCGCTCGCGGTAGTGCTCGGCCATCTCGTCGATGGTGGGCTGCCGGTGGCCGTGGGCCTTGAAGTAGGCCTCGGAGGCGCCGAACAGCTCGGGGCTGAGCGCGCCGTGGCCGTCCTTGGAGACCTCGGCGTGGGTGTGCATGTCGATGGCGGTGAGCCGGTCGACGTCCAGGGCGGGGGCCGGTGCGGGCGCGGGGGTGGGGTCGGGCACGTCAGGCCTCCGGGGCCTTGGGGGCGGGGATGCCGTAGCTCTCGGGCTCGGCGCCGACGCCGTCCTGCCACTGGGCGGCGATGGTCTCGGCGCTCCAGCCGCCGTCGGCGAGGGCGACGGCCTTCTCCTGGGGGTGGGCCCACAGCGCGAGGCGGTCGCCGCCGATGCCGATGGCCTGGCCGGTGACGTCCTTGGCGGCGTCGGAGGCGAGGAAGGTGATCAGGGCGGCGACGTCCTCGACGGTGCCGAGGCCCTCCTGCTTGCGCAGCCAGTCGGGCAGCGGGCTGCCGGTGCGCTCGGCCTCCTCGATGACCGGGGCGAAGGCCGGGATGGTGCGGGTCATCTCGGTGGCGGCGACCGGGACGACGGCGTTGACGGTGATGCCGGCGCGGGAGAGCTCCATGGCCCAGGTGCGGGCCATCGCGACGACGCCGGCCTTGGCGGCGGCGTAGTTGGTCTGGCCGAAGTTGCCGCGCTGGCCGGCCGGGGAGGAGATCAGGACGAGGCGTCCGCCGGTGCCCTGCTCGCGCATCCGGACGGCGGCGGCGCGGGCGCAGGTGAAGGTGCCGCGCAGGTGGACGCGGACGACGTCGTCGAAGTCCTCGTCGGTCATCTTCCACAGCACCCGGTCGCGCAGGATGCCGGCGTTGGTGACCAGGACGTCGAGGCTGCCGAACTCGGTCACGGCGGTGTCGACCAGCAGCTGGGCGGCGGCGCTGTCGCCGACCGCGGCGACGGCGCCGGTGGCGCGGCCGCCGGCGGCGGTGATGGTGGCGACGGCGGCGTCGACGGCGGCGCGGTCGACGTCGTTGACGACGACGGCGGCGCCGGCCGCGGCGAGGGCCCGGGCGTACGCGAGTCCGAGTCCGCGGCCGCTGCCGGTGACGACGGCGACCTTGCCCTGGAGATCCATGAGGGTGCACCTCTCGTAGGGGTGGTGGGGAGGGGGAAGGTCAGGATCGACAGGAATCCTGATGAACGGCAGTGTGGTCAATCATCAGGATTCCTGTCAATGCCCTAGGCTTGGCCCCGCCGCCGCACCGGCGGCGGACGGCGAAGGGAACGAGATGGACCGACCCGCAGTGACCGGCACCTCGCTGCTGTACCTGGTCAAGAGGACCGAGCTGGCGGTGCGCGCCCGGCTCGACGAGCTGCTCAAGCCCGCCGGCATCACGGCGCTGCAGTACACCGCGCTCACCGTGCTGGAGCGCCACGACGGCATTTCGGCCGCCCAGCTGGCCCGCGACTCCTTCGTCACGGCCCAGTCGATGGCCGACATGGTCCGCGCCCTGGAGAGCCGCGGGCTGATCCGCCGCGAGCCCAACCCCGGCAACCGCCGCGAGCGCCTGGTCCTGCTCGCCGAGCCCGGCCGGCGGCTGCTCGCCGAGTACGCCGGACCGGCCCGGGAGCTGGAGGCGCGGATGGTCGCCGGCCTCACCGCCGAGCAGGTCGACGGCTTCCGCGAGGCGCTGAACGCGGCCTGGCGCGCCCTGTCCTGAACCATCGCGCCCGAACCGCCGCGCACCGCCGGTGGCCCCTCCCCGCCCGGGGGCCACCGGCGGTCGCGGGTCAGTCCAGCGCGTACATCCGGATGACGACCGCGCGGTCGCCGTCCGGGCGGGCGAGGCCGACGAAGACGGTCTCGGCGAGCCAGCGGTGGGCCGGGGCGTCCGTCCGGAAGACCGGGGACGTCCGGTAGTAGTGCCCGGCCTCGCTGACCTGCAGCTCCCCGTCGAACTGGTCCGGGCTGGCGGCCTTGGGCGCGTAGAAGCCGCGGTTGACGATGTCGATCACCGCGCCGTCCTCGGCGCGCAGCAGGTAGCGCGCGTCGAGCTCGCAGACCTCGCCGCGGGTGCTGCTCCAGTCGCCCCCGCCGGGCAGCACCTCCCCGCGCAGCAGGGGCCCGTCGACGCTGCCGCCGGTGATCGGGGTGAATTCGGTGACCTCGCCGTCGCCGTGGCCGATGTGGAGCGTCTCGGCCACCTCCGCCCGGATCTCGAAGGCGAAACGCAGGGCCGGGGTGAAGGACATGAGGGTTCTCCAATGCCTCGGAACTAGCTCTTGACTCGCCAGCTCACCAGATGCGAGCGTGACATGCAACAACGTTATATGACGTTAGTTTACGACGTCTCGTCGTCCGCGCTCCCCCCCTCCTCCCGAGCGCCCCTCCCCCTCACTCCTCCTCGACAGGAGCACAGCCATGGCTGCGAAGAAGTCGGTGCTGACGCTGCTCACGGGCCTCGGCCTGCTGGCCGCCACCGCCTGCACCTCCTCCCCGACCGGCGGCGACGCCGCCCCCGGGGCCGCGCACCTCACCACCACCACGACCGCGGGCGACGCCGACCTCTCCAAGGTCACCTGGGCACTCCCCTACGGCGAACCCACCACCCTGGACCCGGCGAAGATCGGCGACTACTCCCCGCAGACCGTCGAGGCCAACCTCTGCGACACCCTGACCCGGATGAACGCGGACTTCTCGCTGGGCCCCGGCCTCGCGCAGAAGGTCACCTGGGCCGACGAGCACACCCTGGTCCTCGACCTGCGCTCCGACGTGACCTTCTGGGACGGCTCCCCGATGACCCCGCAGGACGTCGTGTACAGCCTGGAACGCCAGCGCGACCCGAAGACCCAGGCGCTGTACGGCAACTACCTCGCCGCCGTCACCGCGATCACCGCCACCGGCCCGCACCAGGTGACGCTCGCCACCAGGAGCTACGACCGGACGCTCCCCAAGGCGCTCTCCACCTCCTTCGGCGCGGTGAACCAGCGCGCGTACACCGAGAAGGCCGGCGCCGCCTACGGCACCGCCAAGGGCGGCCTGATGTGCACCGGGCCGTTCAAGCTGGGCTCCTGGGAGTCCGGCAGCGGCATCACCCTGGAACGCAACACCGCCTACTGGGACGCCGCGCTGAAGCCCAAGGCGCACCAGGTCCTCTTCCGGTTCATCACCAACAGCAACACGCTGACCGGCGCCCTGCTCTCCGGCGAGGTCGACGGCACCTACGAGCTGCCGCCGAGCAGCGCCACCGCCCTCGCCCGGACCGGCAACGGCGCGATCCACCTCGGGCCGTCCACCCAGAACGTGCTGCTCATCCCGGCCAACGCCGACTCCCCCGCCACCGACCACCGGCGCCTGGACGCGCTCTCCCGGGTGATCGACCGCGAGGCACTGATCAGGAACGTCTTCGGCGGCGACGCCACCCCGCTGAAGTCGCTCGTCCCCCCCGGCCACCTGGGGCGGCGACCAGGCCGCCGCCACCTTCGACGCCGCCTACCAGGCCCTGCCCGCCGTCCCCGCCCCGGACACCGCCAAGGCCAAGGAGCTCGCCCAGCAGGCCGGCCCGCTCACCCGCCCGCTGACCGCCGCCATCCCGGCGGGCGACCAGCGCTCGCTCCAGGCGATGACCTTCATCCAGGCCGCGGCCAAGAAGATCGGCATCGACATCGAGATCAAGCAGCTGCAGCCCACCGAGATGTCCTCGCTGTTCTACGACCCGTCCGTCCGCAGGAGCCTCGACCTGGTGCTCACCTTCGGCTACGTCACCATGCCCGACCCGGCCTCGTACGTCGCCGAGATGGTCACCCCGCGCGGCATCTTCAACTGGACCGGCTACGACGACGCCGAGGTGACCCGCCTGCTCGACCAGGCCCGCACCGCCACCGACCCGACCGCCTCCGCCACCGCGTACGCCGGTGCCCAGGCGCTGTTCACCCCCCACCGCGCCGGCGGTCTACCTGGCCACCACGCACGAGCGGATGTTCATGAACAAGCGCCTCTCCGGCGCGCCGACCTCCTTCGCCTACCTGGGCATGCCGTGGGCCGCAGCCCTCGGCGGCACCGGCAAGTAGCCCGGCCACACCGACTCCCCGCGCCCCCGGCGGTCCTGCCGACCGCCGGGGGCGCGGCACGTCCGCCCCCCTCCAGCACCGAGCACCCGGAGTCCTCCCGATGCCCCCGTTCGACCAGGCGCTGCACGAACCACCGGGGTTCGACCCCGCCGCCCACCCCTCCTTCGCCCGGCTGCGCCGCACCACCCGCCGGCTGCGGCGCCGGCTGCTGGCCGCCAACGCCGCCGCCGGGCTCCTGACCGCCCTCGCCCCGCTGACCGGCGGCGGCCTCGCCACCCCGCTGCTGGGCGGCTACACCGTCGGCATGCTGCTGCTCAGCCTCCAGGCCGCCACCCTGCTGGGCTCCGCCGCCTGGTACGAGCGCGCCTGCCGCACCCACGGCGACCCGCACGCCGACGCCCTCGCGGCGGCCGCGCACGACCGCGGGAGGGCCCGGCCGTGACCGCCTCCGCCGTCCTCCTCGCCGCCGACCAGGGCTCGCTGCTCTCGCCGCTGACCGCCTTCCTGGTGGTGATCTGCCTCTGCTTCCTGCTCTGCCTGGTCGCCGGCGTCGCCAACGACACCGCCGCCGACTTCTGGACGGCCGAGCGCTCGATGCCCGCGCTGCGCAACGCCCTCGCCCTGTGCGGCGACTACCTCCCCGCGACCGCCCTGCTCAGCCCGGTCGGCACCGTCGCCCTCGCCGGGTACGACGGCATGGCGACCGCCGCGAGCGCCGCCGCGAGCACGGCCGTGCTGCTGGTCCTCGCCGAGCCGCTGCGCAACACCGGCCGGTTCACCCTGGGGTCGGTGCTCGCCTCCCGCGCGCCCGGGCCCGCCGGGCGGGCCGCCCGGATCGCGGGCGCGGTGACCACGCTGGCGGTCTGCGTCCCGCTGGCCGTCGTGCAGCTCAGGGTCGCGGGCGAGGCCACCGCGTACGTCCTCGGGTCGCGCACCCCCGGGGCGGCGCTGGTCTGCACGGTGCTCAGCGGACTGCTGATCACCACCTTCGCGGCCTTCGGCGGCATGCGCGGCACCGGCATGATCCAGACCGGCAAGACCCTCCTGGTGCTCGGCGTGGTCGTCGCCCTCGCGGTGGCCGCCGGCGGCGCGCTCCACTGGGACTTCGACGCGCTCATGGACCGCTCGGCGATCGGCGGGGGCGGCGCGGCCGTCTTCCACGCCCCCGGCCTGCTCTTCGGGCCCGGCGCGCCCGGCCCGCTCGAACAGTTCTCGCTCTGCCTGACCGTGGCGCTCGGGTCCGCCGTCGTCCCGCCCCTGCTGATGCGCGTCGGTGCCTCCCTCGACGGCCGCGCCGCCCGGCGCGCCACCGGGTGCGCCGCCGCCGTGATCAGCGTCTTCTACGGCCTGGTGGTCCTGCTCGGCCTGGCCGCCGCCGCGGTCGTCGGCGTCCGCGGGATCGCCACCGACGACCCGCAGGGCAACTCCGCGCTGCTCCTGCTCACCGACGCCCTCGCCCACGGCGCCGGCGGCCGGGTGCTGTTCACCGCGGTCGCCTGCGCCGTCTTCGTCACCGCGCTCGCCTCCGTCGCCGGGCTCACCCTCGCCGGCGCCGCAGCCCTCTCCCACGACCTGCACACCGGGGTGCTGCGCCGCGGCCGCTCCACCGACCGGCGGGAGCTCGCCGCCGCCCAGTGGTCGATCGTGGCGGTGGGCGTGGTCGCGGTCGGGCTGGCCGTCCTGCTGCGCGGCTGGAGCATCCTCTTCCTGGCCTCCTTCGCGGCCGCCGCCGCGGCCTCGGTGATCCTGCCCGCCCTGCTCTACACCCTCTTCTGGCCCGGCTTCTCCCGGCTCGGGATGCTGTGGACGCTGCACGGCTCACTCGCCTGCTGCGTCCTGCTGCAGCTCTTCGGCCCGACCGTGTCGGGGCAGCCGTACTCGCTGCTCCCCGGCGTCGACTTCCACTGGTTCCCGCTGCAGAACATCGCCGTGGCCACCGTCCCCGTCGGCTTCCTGCTCGGCTGGGCCGGCAGCCGCCTGCGGCCCCCGACGCCCGCCGAACGGGCGGCCTGCACCGCGGCGGAGACCGCGGTCCTGGTCGGCCGGACCTGAGCGCGCCCCGGCCCGCTGGCCCGGCGCGGGCGCCGACCTCACGATGAGGAGGACAGGTGCGGAGAGGACAGCCGATGGACCCGACCGACGTCGCGTGGGACCTGGCCGTCGCCGGGCCGGCCGGTGCCCGCCAGGCGGTGCTGCTGCTCCCCGGCGGGCTGAACTCCGCCCGGTCGTACGCCGAGGTGATGGCCGAGCCCGCACTCGCCGGGGTGCGGCTGCTCGCCGCGACCCTGCCGGGACACTGCGGGACGGCGCCGCCGGAGGACTTCACGGTCGGCACCCTGGCCCGGCACACCGCCCGGCTGGCCGAGGAGCGGTCCGTCGACGTCGTGGTGGGATTCAGCATGGGCGCCACGGTCGCG from Kitasatospora terrestris includes the following:
- a CDS encoding TetR/AcrR family transcriptional regulator gives rise to the protein MDRKRQPSGDEARERAMRAAIGAIAEKGTGAVRMSDIAARAGMSTGHILYHFGRKDRLLLEVLAWSEADLGARFQQAADEAASPAEKLALFVRCYLPRHPGDERYALWTQVLAQHHDEDGRRILTALSDAWEERLEAIVVEGRALGEFADVELPEFVIRAVAMLNGLSGDVMFGRTRWERASAHAFALAALERELRPAG
- a CDS encoding amidase, which produces MTPAFDVVETCIADLRAALEKGETTSVGLLEAYLARIDAYDRPGTATALNAMVVMNPEARAEAEASDARRARGETLGPLDGIPYTAKDSYLAKGLTAASGSPAFEHLVAQRDAFAIERLRAGGAVLIGLTNMPPMANGGMQRGVYGRAESPYSAEWLTSAYGSGSSNGSGTATAASFGAFGLGEETWSSGRAPASNNALCAYTPSRGVISVRGNWPLVPTMDVVVPHTRTMADLLELLDVVVAEDPQTRGDLWRAQPWIALPAVSQVRPASYPALAPADPRAARAALAGKRVGVPRMYINADPEAGTNPEGGIGGQTGQRIDTRPSVIALWEAARRDLEAAGAEVVEVGFPVVSNYEADRPGAPSLFTRGLVGRDFLTVEIEDLSAWAWDDFLRANGDPALATLAEVDGERIFPKHEGELPDRYAGFDDTIGEYPRFVRERPYASFTDMPHLEAGLRGLEETRRVDLEQWMDELSLDAVVFPAVADVGPADMDVSEASADLGWRNGVWVANGNLVPRHLGIPTVTVPMGTMADTGMPVGLTFAGRAYEDNLLLTLAAAFEATGSRRTEPPRTPRL
- a CDS encoding MaoC family dehydratase codes for the protein MTTTARGIDGLKALTGTDLGRTEWREITQDRVNTFADATDDHQWIHTDPEKAKEGPFGGPIAHGYLTLSLIIPLFGELLEIDGIAMSVNYGLEKVRFPSPVPVGARIRLHGAVGEVAEVKGNGVQMPLTFTVEVEGSAKPACVAEAVYRHYS
- a CDS encoding long-chain fatty acid--CoA ligase; translation: MLNQGIGSWPARRARKTPDRVAVVHEEGSRTYRELHRRVLRLAHGLRALGVAQGDRVAYLGPNHPAFLEALFAAVALGAVFVPLNTRLAAPELAYNLADSGSTVLVHAPEQAGAARAAADRAGVRLRIALAGPAEGVLGYEELLAGACEEPLDVAVAPDDPCMIMYTSGTTGRPKGAVLSHANITWNSVNVLVDTDLAGDEVTLVVAPLFHTGGLNMTCLPTLLKGGRVVLHGAFDAQRVLETVERLGVTYMFGVPTMYDAMAALPRWATTDLSSLRSLNCGGAPVPARTIAAYLERGLAFSQGYGMTEASPGVLYLDKEQAAAKAGSTGVPHFFTDTRVVRADGRDAAPGERGEVLVQGPHVMTGYWGRPEDTAAAFADGDWLRTGDIARTDADGYAYIVDRVKDMYVSGGENVYPAEVEDAILAHPAVAECAVIGVPDPRWGEVGRAVVVLRPGADAGEQDILDHLRGRLAKYKIPKSVVLADTLPRTASGKIVKPAVRDLHAS
- a CDS encoding amidohydrolase family protein is translated as MDVDRLTAIDMHTHAEVSKDGHGALSPELFGASEAYFKAHGHRQPTIDEMAEHYRERRMAAVVFTVDAEHATGHPRIANEEIAESCAAHPDVLIPFAGIDPHKGRAGVREARRLVEEHGVRGFKFHPSIQAFAPNDPLAYPLYEAIEELGVPALFHTGQTGIGAGVPGGGGIRLKYSNPMLVDDVAVDFPELRIILAHPSFPWQDEALAVATHKPQVYIDLSGWSPKYFPPQLVRYANTLLKDKVLFGSDYPVITPDRWLADFAQLDIKPEVRPKILKENAARLLGLLTD
- a CDS encoding SDR family NAD(P)-dependent oxidoreductase; this encodes MDLQGKVAVVTGSGRGLGLAYARALAAAGAAVVVNDVDRAAVDAAVATITAAGGRATGAVAAVGDSAAAQLLVDTAVTEFGSLDVLVTNAGILRDRVLWKMTDEDFDDVVRVHLRGTFTCARAAAVRMREQGTGGRLVLISSPAGQRGNFGQTNYAAAKAGVVAMARTWAMELSRAGITVNAVVPVAATEMTRTIPAFAPVIEEAERTGSPLPDWLRKQEGLGTVEDVAALITFLASDAAKDVTGQAIGIGGDRLALWAHPQEKAVALADGGWSAETIAAQWQDGVGAEPESYGIPAPKAPEA
- a CDS encoding MarR family transcriptional regulator; protein product: MDRPAVTGTSLLYLVKRTELAVRARLDELLKPAGITALQYTALTVLERHDGISAAQLARDSFVTAQSMADMVRALESRGLIRREPNPGNRRERLVLLAEPGRRLLAEYAGPARELEARMVAGLTAEQVDGFREALNAAWRALS
- a CDS encoding DUF3237 domain-containing protein produces the protein MSFTPALRFAFEIRAEVAETLHIGHGDGEVTEFTPITGGSVDGPLLRGEVLPGGGDWSSTRGEVCELDARYLLRAEDGAVIDIVNRGFYAPKAASPDQFDGELQVSEAGHYYRTSPVFRTDAPAHRWLAETVFVGLARPDGDRAVVIRMYALD
- a CDS encoding DUF485 domain-containing protein → MPPFDQALHEPPGFDPAAHPSFARLRRTTRRLRRRLLAANAAAGLLTALAPLTGGGLATPLLGGYTVGMLLLSLQAATLLGSAAWYERACRTHGDPHADALAAAAHDRGRARP
- a CDS encoding sodium:solute symporter family transporter, which encodes MTASAVLLAADQGSLLSPLTAFLVVICLCFLLCLVAGVANDTAADFWTAERSMPALRNALALCGDYLPATALLSPVGTVALAGYDGMATAASAAASTAVLLVLAEPLRNTGRFTLGSVLASRAPGPAGRAARIAGAVTTLAVCVPLAVVQLRVAGEATAYVLGSRTPGAALVCTVLSGLLITTFAAFGGMRGTGMIQTGKTLLVLGVVVALAVAAGGALHWDFDALMDRSAIGGGGAAVFHAPGLLFGPGAPGPLEQFSLCLTVALGSAVVPPLLMRVGASLDGRAARRATGCAAAVISVFYGLVVLLGLAAAAVVGVRGIATDDPQGNSALLLLTDALAHGAGGRVLFTAVACAVFVTALASVAGLTLAGAAALSHDLHTGVLRRGRSTDRRELAAAQWSIVAVGVVAVGLAVLLRGWSILFLASFAAAAAASVILPALLYTLFWPGFSRLGMLWTLHGSLACCVLLQLFGPTVSGQPYSLLPGVDFHWFPLQNIAVATVPVGFLLGWAGSRLRPPTPAERAACTAAETAVLVGRT